Proteins co-encoded in one Kutzneria chonburiensis genomic window:
- a CDS encoding TetR/AcrR family transcriptional regulator, producing the protein MTSEPGRRERVKAERRELILRVAREMAEAEGWDAVTTRRLSERIEYSQPVLYSHFANKDAIIAAVAEQGIAELSAAIETARRKHVERRPLLRAVADAYLDFAADNPALYHAMFTLDVGLRFARPDSPAVLKEAFGQFVAAFEAVVEDQALIGTFTEVGWAALHGLATLTRDGRLADGEHDARVDMLVDRLLS; encoded by the coding sequence GTGACTAGCGAACCGGGTAGGCGGGAACGGGTGAAGGCCGAGCGGCGGGAGCTGATCCTGCGGGTGGCGCGGGAGATGGCCGAGGCCGAAGGCTGGGACGCGGTGACCACGCGTCGGCTGTCGGAGCGGATCGAGTACAGCCAGCCGGTGCTGTACAGCCACTTCGCCAACAAGGACGCCATCATCGCCGCCGTCGCCGAGCAGGGCATCGCCGAGCTGTCGGCGGCCATCGAGACGGCCAGGCGCAAGCACGTCGAGCGGCGTCCGCTGCTCCGCGCGGTGGCCGACGCCTATCTCGACTTCGCCGCCGACAATCCCGCGCTCTACCACGCGATGTTCACCCTCGACGTCGGCCTGCGCTTCGCGCGGCCGGACTCGCCGGCCGTGTTGAAGGAGGCGTTCGGCCAGTTCGTGGCCGCCTTCGAGGCGGTGGTCGAGGACCAGGCCCTGATCGGCACGTTCACCGAGGTCGGCTGGGCCGCTCTGCACGGCTTGGCCACCCTGACCCGGGACGGCCGGCTGGCCGACGGCGAGCACGACGCCCGGGTCGACATGCTGGTCGACCGCCTGCTCTCCTGA
- a CDS encoding DUF4267 domain-containing protein: protein MYTATVVLAAVLGVAVVVMGAAYLLAPVANAKGFGLPDWPEGTLTAWLNVKGIRDLAMGLAILVLLATAGPHISGWYLLVSAVVPVGDALILLRHRGSKALAYGMHGATAVVVAAVGAALLLAG from the coding sequence ATGTACACCGCAACCGTCGTCCTGGCCGCAGTCCTCGGTGTCGCCGTCGTCGTCATGGGCGCCGCCTACCTGCTCGCCCCGGTGGCCAACGCCAAGGGCTTCGGCCTGCCCGACTGGCCCGAGGGCACGCTGACCGCGTGGCTCAACGTCAAGGGCATCCGCGACCTGGCCATGGGGCTGGCGATCCTGGTCCTGCTGGCCACCGCCGGCCCGCACATCTCGGGCTGGTACCTGCTGGTCAGCGCCGTGGTCCCGGTCGGGGACGCGCTGATCCTGCTGCGCCACCGTGGTTCCAAGGCCCTGGCCTACGGCATGCACGGCGCAACCGCGGTGGTGGTCGCCGCGGTCGGCGCCGCGCTCCTGCTGGCCGGCTGA
- a CDS encoding NAD-dependent formate dehydrogenase produces MAKVLCVLYDDPTTGYPSAYARDDLPQVPGYPNGQTLPSPRGLGFTPGHLLGSVSGALGLREFLESQGHTLVVTSDKDRVGSEFDRELADADVVISQPFWPAYLTAERIARAPKLKLAITAGIGSDHVDLDAAIEHGVTVAEVTFSNSISVAEHVVMMILSLVRNYLPSHQVVLDGGWNIADCVARAYDVEGMHVGTVAAGRIGTAVLRRLKPFDVHLHYTDRHRLPRAVEEELGLTWHDSAADMVPHCDVVTINAPLHPETEGLFDDKLIGTMKRGAYLINTARAKIADRDAVVRALESGQLAGYAGDVWFPQPAPADHPWRAMPHHGMTPHISGSTLAAQARYAAGTREILENWFADEPIREEYLIVDGGKLAGAGAHSYSTTR; encoded by the coding sequence ATGGCAAAGGTGCTGTGTGTGCTGTACGACGACCCGACCACCGGATACCCGAGCGCCTACGCCCGGGACGATCTGCCGCAGGTGCCCGGTTATCCGAACGGCCAGACGCTGCCGTCGCCACGGGGCCTCGGGTTCACGCCCGGGCACCTGCTCGGCAGCGTGTCGGGCGCGTTGGGGCTGCGGGAGTTCCTGGAGAGCCAGGGTCACACGCTGGTCGTCACCTCGGACAAGGACCGTGTCGGCTCGGAGTTCGACCGTGAGCTGGCCGACGCGGATGTCGTCATCTCCCAACCGTTCTGGCCGGCGTACCTGACCGCTGAGCGCATCGCCCGTGCGCCGAAGCTCAAGCTGGCCATCACCGCCGGCATCGGCTCCGACCACGTGGACCTGGACGCCGCCATCGAGCACGGCGTGACGGTCGCCGAGGTCACCTTCAGCAACAGCATCAGCGTCGCCGAGCACGTGGTGATGATGATCCTGTCGTTGGTGCGCAACTACTTGCCCTCGCACCAGGTGGTGCTGGACGGCGGCTGGAACATCGCCGACTGCGTGGCCCGCGCCTACGACGTGGAGGGCATGCACGTCGGCACGGTCGCCGCCGGCCGGATCGGCACGGCCGTGCTGCGCCGGCTCAAGCCGTTCGACGTGCACCTGCACTACACCGACCGCCACCGGCTGCCCCGTGCGGTCGAGGAGGAGCTCGGCCTGACCTGGCACGACAGCGCCGCCGACATGGTGCCGCACTGCGACGTCGTGACGATCAACGCGCCGCTGCACCCCGAGACCGAGGGCCTGTTCGACGACAAGCTGATCGGCACCATGAAGCGCGGCGCGTACCTGATCAACACAGCCCGGGCCAAGATCGCCGATCGGGACGCGGTGGTGCGGGCCCTGGAGTCCGGGCAGCTGGCCGGCTACGCCGGCGACGTCTGGTTCCCGCAGCCCGCGCCGGCCGACCACCCGTGGCGCGCCATGCCGCACCACGGCATGACCCCGCACATCTCCGGCTCCACCCTGGCGGCCCAGGCCCGCTACGCCGCCGGCACCCGCGAGATCCTGGAGAACTGGTTCGCCGACGAGCCGATCCGGGAGGAGTACCTCATCGTGGACGGCGGCAAGCTGGCCGGTGCCGGCGCGCATTCGTACTCGACCACCAGGTAG
- a CDS encoding LysR family transcriptional regulator translates to MLLRQLEYLVALARERHFARAAAACHVSQPSLSAAIRKLEHELDVPIVQRGQRYEGLTPEGERVLLWAHRILAERDGLRQDLSTMRGSLSGVLRIGAIPTALTVAPLLTTPFCQRHPHARITLESLPSLEITRRLAEFELDIAMTYVDDDQPGRVIPLYQERYLLLTPNDGQFAERESLRWAEAATVPLCLLSRQMRNRRILDEMFAAVGASVVPAIETDTVSALYAHVASRQWSSVISHAWLHMFGVPQGMRVVRLDDPPHAPRIGLVVAGHEPEPMLARALVEIARDVDVRGELDRVLAGYLR, encoded by the coding sequence GTGCTGTTGCGTCAGTTGGAGTACCTGGTCGCGCTCGCCCGTGAGCGGCATTTCGCGCGGGCGGCGGCGGCCTGTCACGTGTCGCAGCCGTCGCTGTCGGCGGCGATCCGGAAGTTGGAGCACGAGCTGGACGTGCCGATCGTGCAGCGCGGCCAACGGTACGAGGGGTTGACGCCGGAGGGGGAGCGGGTGCTGCTGTGGGCGCACCGCATCCTGGCCGAGCGCGACGGGCTGCGGCAGGACCTGTCGACGATGCGCGGCAGCCTGTCGGGGGTGCTGCGCATCGGGGCGATCCCGACGGCGCTGACCGTGGCCCCGCTGCTGACGACGCCGTTCTGCCAGCGCCACCCGCACGCCCGGATCACGCTGGAATCCCTGCCCTCGCTGGAGATCACGCGTCGGCTGGCCGAGTTCGAGCTGGACATCGCGATGACCTATGTGGACGATGATCAGCCGGGCCGGGTGATTCCCCTGTACCAGGAACGGTATCTGCTGCTGACGCCGAACGACGGCCAGTTCGCGGAGCGGGAGAGCCTGCGCTGGGCCGAGGCGGCGACGGTGCCGCTGTGCCTGCTGTCACGGCAGATGCGCAACCGCCGGATCCTGGACGAGATGTTCGCGGCGGTCGGCGCGAGCGTGGTGCCGGCGATCGAGACCGACACGGTGTCGGCGCTGTACGCGCATGTGGCCTCGCGGCAGTGGTCCAGCGTGATCTCGCATGCCTGGCTGCACATGTTCGGTGTGCCGCAAGGGATGCGGGTGGTCCGACTGGACGATCCGCCGCACGCGCCGCGGATCGGGCTGGTCGTCGCCGGTCACGAGCCGGAGCCGATGCTGGCCCGGGCCCTGGTCGAGATCGCCCGTGACGTGGACGTGCGCGGCGAGCTGGACCGGGTGCTGGCGGGCTACCTGCGATAG
- a CDS encoding aldo/keto reductase → MEYLRLGKSGLSVSKVVLGCMSFGDPAAGTHKWSFGIDESRPYFKQAVESGVTTFDTANVYSLGASEEITGQLLREFAKRDEVVIATKVRGQMGPGPKGVGLSRAAIFTQVDASLRRLGTDYIDLYQIHRYDTAVPIEETMEALHDVVKAGKARYIGASSMWTWQFAQMQHVADQHGWTRFVSMQNQYNLLQREEEREMLPYCLDQGIGVIPWSPLARGRLTRDSGEETNRTASDGFSKILYDATADADKAIIDAVGAVATERGVPRAQVALAWMMGKKSVTAPIVGTTKPHHLTDAVAAVDLKLTADEVQRLEEHYTARPASGF, encoded by the coding sequence ATGGAATACCTCCGGTTGGGCAAGAGCGGGCTGTCGGTGTCCAAGGTCGTGCTGGGCTGCATGAGCTTCGGCGACCCGGCCGCCGGCACCCACAAGTGGTCCTTCGGCATCGACGAGTCCCGGCCGTACTTCAAGCAGGCCGTCGAGTCCGGGGTGACCACCTTCGACACCGCCAACGTCTACAGCCTCGGCGCGAGCGAGGAGATCACCGGGCAGCTGCTGCGGGAGTTCGCCAAACGGGACGAGGTGGTCATCGCGACCAAGGTCCGCGGCCAGATGGGCCCCGGCCCGAAGGGCGTCGGCCTGTCCCGGGCGGCGATCTTCACCCAGGTCGACGCCAGCCTGCGACGGCTCGGCACCGACTACATCGACCTGTACCAGATCCACCGGTACGACACGGCGGTGCCGATCGAGGAGACGATGGAGGCGCTGCACGACGTGGTCAAGGCGGGCAAGGCCCGGTACATCGGCGCGTCGTCGATGTGGACCTGGCAGTTCGCGCAGATGCAGCACGTGGCCGACCAGCACGGCTGGACCCGGTTCGTGTCCATGCAGAACCAGTACAACCTGTTGCAGCGCGAGGAAGAGCGGGAGATGCTGCCGTACTGCCTCGACCAGGGCATCGGCGTCATCCCGTGGAGCCCGCTGGCCCGCGGCCGGCTGACCCGCGACTCGGGCGAGGAGACCAACCGCACCGCGAGCGACGGGTTCAGCAAGATCCTCTACGACGCGACGGCCGACGCCGACAAGGCGATCATCGACGCGGTCGGGGCCGTCGCCACGGAACGCGGCGTGCCCCGGGCGCAGGTGGCGCTGGCCTGGATGATGGGCAAGAAATCGGTCACCGCGCCGATCGTCGGCACGACCAAGCCGCACCACCTGACCGACGCGGTCGCCGCCGTCGACCTCAAGCTGACCGCCGACGAGGTGCAGCGGCTGGAGGAGCACTACACGGCCCGCCCCGCTTCCGGGTTCTGA
- a CDS encoding glutathione S-transferase family protein has protein sequence MSEYSRDSRYITTRITADGRDGYPVEPGRYRLVVARACPWANRMIIVRRLLGLEDVLSMGICGPVHDERSWTFDLDPGGVDPVLGIERIQDAYFKRFPGYERGITVPAIVDVPTGEVVTNDFAQMTIDLSLEWARYHRDGAPALYPEALRAEIDEVNDVVFRDVNNGVYRAGFATDQDAYEKAYQRLFDRLDWLSDRLAGQRYLVGDTITEADVRLFTTLARFDAVYHGHFKCNRTKLNEMPVLWAYARDLFQTPGFGDTIDFVQIKQHYYEVHRTINPTGIVPAGPDLRNWLTSHGRESLGGRPFGDGTPPGPPPAAETVPASNGAV, from the coding sequence ATGTCGGAGTACAGCCGCGATTCGCGGTACATCACCACCCGGATCACCGCCGACGGCCGCGACGGCTACCCGGTCGAGCCCGGCCGCTACCGACTCGTGGTCGCGCGGGCCTGCCCATGGGCCAATCGCATGATCATCGTGCGGCGGCTGCTCGGGCTGGAGGACGTGCTCTCGATGGGCATCTGCGGGCCCGTGCACGACGAGCGCAGCTGGACGTTCGACCTCGACCCCGGCGGGGTGGATCCGGTGCTGGGCATCGAGCGGATCCAGGACGCGTACTTCAAGCGGTTCCCCGGCTACGAGCGGGGCATCACCGTGCCGGCCATCGTGGACGTGCCGACCGGCGAGGTCGTCACCAACGACTTCGCGCAGATGACCATCGACCTGTCCCTTGAGTGGGCCCGGTACCACCGGGACGGCGCGCCGGCGCTGTATCCCGAGGCGTTGCGGGCCGAGATCGACGAGGTCAACGACGTCGTGTTCCGGGACGTGAACAACGGTGTCTACCGCGCCGGTTTCGCCACCGACCAGGACGCGTACGAGAAGGCGTACCAGCGGCTGTTCGACCGCCTCGACTGGCTCAGCGACCGGTTGGCCGGGCAGCGCTACCTGGTCGGCGACACCATCACCGAGGCCGACGTGCGGCTGTTCACCACGCTGGCCCGGTTCGACGCCGTCTACCACGGGCACTTCAAGTGCAACCGCACCAAGCTCAACGAGATGCCCGTGCTCTGGGCCTACGCGCGGGATCTGTTCCAGACGCCCGGTTTCGGCGACACCATCGACTTCGTGCAGATCAAGCAGCACTACTACGAGGTGCATCGCACCATCAACCCGACCGGCATCGTCCCGGCCGGCCCCGACCTGCGGAACTGGCTCACGTCGCACGGCCGCGAGTCGCTCGGCGGCCGCCCGTTCGGCGACGGCACCCCGCCCGGGCCGCCGCCCGCCGCCGAGACCGTCCCGGCGTCCAACGGCGCCGTCTGA
- a CDS encoding aminoglycoside phosphotransferase family protein, with translation MAPVVAGARAEFGLEVTVLRLVAAERAQPHGGAVTYLAECGDAWPELGAFDEEWVQPHPLRMRWAEPGGPAEALRWAGVESGEQQRTWNLSSVWRLDGAWLKEVPPFLRQEPIVLEWLGKRVPGLVPAVLKADGGRMLLADVPGTDRYDAEVPEIVAMVGDLFEIQAMAPEHVDELLALGLPDWRAERFVERVTEVVGKYGHQLARDERAAVHELVAGLPKRFEALAACGIPDSLVHGDFHPGNVRSDGRNRVILDWTDSVIGHPGLDVPDQAELEREWSALWRKKIAGSEPERALELTRPLGKLRGAAVYDAFLRGIEPSERPYHAADPLDCLRAAVG, from the coding sequence ATGGCTCCGGTCGTGGCCGGGGCGCGGGCGGAATTCGGCCTCGAGGTGACGGTGCTGCGGCTCGTGGCGGCGGAAAGGGCGCAACCGCACGGGGGCGCGGTGACCTATCTGGCTGAATGCGGAGACGCTTGGCCGGAGCTGGGGGCGTTCGACGAGGAGTGGGTGCAGCCGCATCCGCTGCGGATGCGGTGGGCGGAGCCAGGGGGACCGGCGGAAGCGTTGCGGTGGGCCGGGGTGGAGAGCGGGGAGCAGCAGAGGACCTGGAATCTGTCGTCGGTGTGGCGGCTCGACGGGGCCTGGCTGAAAGAGGTGCCGCCGTTCCTACGGCAGGAGCCGATCGTGCTGGAATGGCTGGGAAAACGGGTACCAGGCCTGGTTCCGGCGGTGCTCAAGGCGGACGGCGGGCGGATGCTGCTGGCGGACGTGCCGGGAACGGACCGGTACGACGCCGAGGTGCCGGAAATCGTTGCCATGGTGGGGGATCTGTTCGAGATCCAGGCGATGGCGCCAGAGCATGTCGACGAGCTGCTGGCGCTGGGGCTGCCGGACTGGCGAGCGGAGCGGTTCGTCGAGCGGGTGACCGAAGTCGTTGGGAAGTACGGGCATCAGCTGGCACGCGATGAGCGGGCGGCGGTGCACGAGCTGGTGGCGGGGCTGCCGAAGAGGTTCGAGGCGCTGGCGGCCTGCGGGATCCCGGACAGCCTGGTGCACGGGGACTTTCATCCGGGCAACGTGCGGTCGGACGGCAGGAACCGGGTGATCCTGGACTGGACGGACAGCGTGATCGGTCACCCGGGGCTGGACGTGCCGGATCAGGCGGAGCTCGAACGGGAGTGGAGTGCGCTGTGGCGGAAGAAGATCGCGGGAAGTGAGCCGGAACGGGCGCTGGAACTGACGCGCCCGCTGGGAAAACTGCGCGGCGCGGCGGTGTACGACGCGTTCCTGCGAGGAATCGAACCCTCGGAACGGCCGTACCACGCCGCGGACCCGCTCGACTGCCTGCGTGCGGCGGTGGGCTGA
- a CDS encoding ADP-ribosylglycohydrolase family protein: MRATGSLFGLAYGDAMGAPTEFLSVAEIVRRYGTGGPRELVGDPVLITDDTQMTLAVARAMPTRGPLEPTALERALREQFVAWVDSPENNRAPGMTCLRACELLASGLPWRKATGETSKGCGANMRVAPMGLMPGLNDVERAAGAQFQAALTHGHPTALAASELTALAIHWLRNGMPPAELPSALTDRCREQRTVYHEDWLADLWMRPGVDSPTEFIARGWDECLIALYTLNGVLTSPDREIDPCLRTGEGWIAEEALATALHCFLLFPDDPLAMLARAATTSGDSDSIACLAGAFAGAAHGFDWWPAEWSHRIEHADELAHFGRLWD; encoded by the coding sequence GTGAGAGCAACGGGGAGCCTGTTCGGACTGGCGTACGGCGACGCCATGGGGGCGCCGACGGAGTTCCTGTCGGTGGCGGAGATCGTGCGGCGCTACGGCACGGGCGGGCCGAGGGAGCTGGTCGGCGACCCGGTGTTGATCACGGACGACACGCAGATGACGCTGGCGGTCGCGCGGGCGATGCCGACGCGGGGGCCGCTGGAGCCGACGGCGCTGGAGCGGGCGCTGCGCGAGCAGTTCGTGGCCTGGGTGGACAGTCCGGAGAACAACCGTGCGCCGGGGATGACGTGCCTGCGGGCGTGCGAGCTGTTGGCGTCGGGCCTGCCGTGGCGCAAAGCGACGGGGGAGACCTCGAAGGGCTGCGGGGCGAACATGCGGGTGGCGCCGATGGGACTGATGCCGGGGCTGAACGACGTGGAGCGAGCGGCCGGGGCGCAGTTCCAGGCGGCATTGACGCACGGGCATCCGACCGCGTTGGCGGCCAGCGAGCTGACCGCGCTGGCGATTCACTGGCTGCGCAACGGAATGCCGCCGGCCGAGCTGCCGAGTGCGCTGACTGACCGGTGCCGTGAGCAGCGGACGGTGTATCACGAGGACTGGCTGGCCGACCTGTGGATGCGGCCCGGTGTGGACAGCCCGACGGAGTTCATCGCCCGCGGGTGGGATGAGTGTCTGATCGCGTTGTACACACTCAACGGCGTTCTTACGTCACCCGACCGCGAGATCGATCCGTGCCTGCGCACCGGCGAGGGCTGGATCGCCGAGGAGGCGCTCGCCACCGCCCTGCACTGCTTCCTGCTCTTCCCCGACGACCCGCTAGCGATGCTAGCTCGCGCCGCCACCACCTCCGGCGACTCCGACTCGATCGCCTGCCTGGCCGGCGCCTTCGCCGGCGCCGCGCACGGCTTCGACTGGTGGCCGGCCGAGTGGTCACACCGAATCGAGCACGCCGACGAGCTGGCCCACTTCGGCCGCCTGTGGGATTGA
- a CDS encoding MarR family winged helix-turn-helix transcriptional regulator, with the protein MDDAIDVILAQWRHERPDLDLAALGTFGRIMQLAALLTTFMENWCAAHGLRAGEFDVLTALRRAGPAMPSDLADALMMSRSGMTKRLDGLEEAGLIERTLDPADRRSFTVALTEQGRELIDTVLTEHAANMQRMAAGLSNRDRAGLERGLRTLLSDIRLSTM; encoded by the coding sequence GTGGACGACGCGATCGACGTGATCCTGGCCCAGTGGCGGCACGAACGGCCGGACCTGGACCTAGCGGCGCTAGGTACGTTCGGGCGGATCATGCAGCTCGCGGCGCTGCTGACGACGTTCATGGAGAACTGGTGCGCGGCCCACGGCCTGCGCGCGGGCGAGTTCGACGTGCTGACGGCGCTGCGCCGCGCCGGCCCGGCGATGCCGTCGGACCTGGCCGACGCGCTGATGATGTCCCGCTCCGGCATGACCAAACGCCTGGACGGACTGGAGGAGGCCGGCCTGATCGAGCGCACGCTGGATCCGGCTGATCGGCGCAGTTTCACGGTCGCGCTGACCGAACAAGGCCGGGAACTGATCGATACCGTGCTCACCGAGCATGCCGCGAACATGCAGCGGATGGCGGCCGGGCTGTCGAACCGCGACCGGGCCGGGTTGGAACGGGGACTGCGCACGCTGCTGAGCGATATCCGGTTGTCGACGATGTGA
- a CDS encoding cupin domain-containing protein, producing MTLVRADEAELLGTDSAAIRLLADGRDTDGAISASRTTLAAGIDGPPPHFHRGSAEIFFVLSGSLQALAGDRVVTLSHGDFLVVPRLMPHAFRTVTEAADVLILFAPGMLDRLDYFRLGDRVLKGQADPRELLATQDRFDNHFTKSPLWSAARPHQAS from the coding sequence ATGACACTCGTACGGGCCGACGAGGCCGAGCTGTTGGGCACCGACTCCGCCGCCATCAGGCTGCTCGCCGACGGCCGGGACACCGACGGCGCGATCAGCGCCAGCCGCACCACCCTGGCCGCCGGCATCGACGGTCCCCCGCCGCATTTCCACCGCGGCTCCGCCGAGATCTTCTTCGTGCTCTCCGGCTCCTTGCAGGCGTTGGCCGGGGACCGCGTCGTCACCCTCTCCCACGGCGACTTCCTCGTCGTGCCCAGGCTCATGCCGCATGCCTTCCGCACCGTCACCGAGGCCGCCGACGTCCTCATCCTCTTCGCCCCCGGCATGCTCGACCGCCTCGACTACTTCCGCCTCGGCGACCGCGTCCTCAAGGGACAGGCCGATCCACGCGAACTCCTGGCCACCCAGGACCGTTTCGACAACCACTTCACGAAAAGCCCGCTCTGGAGCGCGGCTCGCCCTCACCAGGCGTCATAG
- a CDS encoding GNAT family N-acetyltransferase — protein sequence MQIVTTGDRPDLTGTAMAPLRNAWPTFALHDPISREYRDAFERHFAQFDVLLVEGDEVLAHSGAVALSWNGDPATLPAGYDGAIVQAVTEHTSGVPADTLCIMSATVHPAHAGRGLAGTILTALRDRASESGLHKVIVPVRPTLKASYPLTPMADFMTWTRPDGLHLDPWIRTHQRLGATILGPAPRSMVVTGTVAEWEKWTGMAFPQSGLYVVPGALDLVHIDGGEGVYEETNLWMRHR from the coding sequence GTGCAGATCGTCACCACCGGCGACCGTCCCGACCTGACCGGCACCGCCATGGCCCCGCTTCGCAACGCCTGGCCCACTTTTGCCCTGCATGACCCGATTTCCCGCGAGTATCGCGACGCGTTCGAGCGGCATTTCGCCCAGTTCGACGTGCTGCTGGTGGAGGGAGATGAGGTCCTGGCCCACTCCGGCGCGGTCGCCCTGAGCTGGAACGGCGATCCCGCAACGCTTCCCGCCGGCTACGACGGGGCGATCGTCCAGGCCGTCACCGAGCACACCAGCGGCGTCCCCGCCGACACCCTGTGCATCATGTCGGCCACCGTCCACCCCGCCCACGCCGGCCGTGGCCTCGCCGGCACGATCCTCACCGCGCTCCGCGATCGGGCGTCGGAATCGGGGCTGCACAAGGTGATCGTCCCCGTCCGTCCGACACTCAAGGCCAGCTACCCGCTGACGCCCATGGCCGACTTCATGACGTGGACCCGCCCCGACGGCCTGCACCTCGACCCGTGGATCCGCACCCACCAACGCCTCGGCGCCACCATCCTCGGCCCCGCACCAAGGTCGATGGTCGTGACCGGAACCGTTGCGGAATGGGAGAAATGGACCGGCATGGCCTTCCCTCAATCCGGACTCTACGTCGTCCCCGGAGCACTGGACCTGGTTCACATCGACGGCGGCGAAGGCGTCTACGAGGAGACCAACCTCTGGATGCGCCACCGCTGA
- a CDS encoding cytotoxic translational repressor of toxin-antitoxin stability system, giving the protein MSSWPPPTRKDHETFCEVEQWQRVRDARGRTGTHHVTYELGLVDGRILRARISHPVDRTDYGPSIWKHILRDQLDVDEASFWSCVQDGVRPDRGEPAPPKQALPADLVHLLIAKVGVAESDVAAMTKDEAIARLQAYWTEGA; this is encoded by the coding sequence GTGAGCTCCTGGCCGCCACCGACCCGCAAGGACCACGAGACCTTCTGCGAAGTCGAGCAATGGCAACGGGTCCGTGACGCTCGCGGGCGTACCGGCACGCACCACGTCACCTATGAGCTTGGCCTCGTGGACGGTCGGATCCTGCGGGCCCGCATTTCGCATCCGGTGGACCGGACCGATTATGGGCCGAGCATCTGGAAGCACATCCTCCGCGATCAGCTGGATGTCGACGAGGCGTCGTTCTGGTCCTGCGTGCAGGACGGCGTCCGGCCGGACCGGGGCGAACCGGCACCGCCGAAACAGGCTTTGCCGGCTGATCTGGTGCATTTGCTGATAGCGAAGGTCGGTGTCGCCGAGTCCGACGTGGCCGCGATGACCAAGGACGAAGCGATCGCCCGGTTGCAGGCGTACTGGACCGAAGGCGCGTGA
- a CDS encoding type II toxin-antitoxin system HicB family antitoxin: MSAVHYDSYTDARAHLKDLLDAAERGRVATVRRDSVTTAVVDVERLRHFLASIIPSQAQVVAEAGGWSVFIPGVPVAADGSSFEEAIAEMVDALREYAEDWQQRLLDAPNHRDNWGLVQLISFSDDEQLHDWLVGTPR; encoded by the coding sequence ATGTCTGCTGTGCACTACGACAGCTACACCGATGCTCGTGCGCACCTGAAGGATCTGCTGGATGCGGCCGAGCGCGGACGCGTTGCCACGGTGCGGCGAGATTCGGTGACGACCGCCGTTGTCGACGTCGAACGGCTGCGCCACTTCCTCGCGTCGATCATCCCGTCGCAGGCCCAGGTCGTGGCCGAGGCCGGCGGGTGGTCGGTGTTCATCCCGGGCGTGCCGGTCGCCGCCGATGGATCCTCGTTCGAAGAGGCGATCGCCGAGATGGTGGACGCGTTGCGGGAGTACGCCGAGGACTGGCAGCAGCGACTGCTCGACGCCCCGAACCATCGTGACAACTGGGGACTGGTGCAGTTGATCAGCTTCAGCGACGACGAGCAGCTCCACGACTGGCTGGTCGGTACGCCGCGGTGA